The following proteins are encoded in a genomic region of Corylus avellana chromosome ca4, CavTom2PMs-1.0:
- the LOC132177354 gene encoding uncharacterized protein LOC132177354 isoform X1, translating to MEKTPTLEEQPKSKPSTSEEDEEEENVDNGDQYMPDAAQNPPSSPSSDGSDSDSEDEAQQNLQLQTLEVELSSNPSNYDAHIKFVRLLRKMGDIEKLRQAREAMSELFPLTPALWQEWAKDEASLGTGHEAVPAIEKLYERGVFDYLSVPLWCDYLNFVLEHDQMVRDCLHDGISKARNLYERALTAAGLHVADGIKLWEAYREFEQAIFQTIDQSDIQAKEKQIQRIRTIFHRQLSVPLVNMSSTLQAYKAWEMEQGNVLDVESSDLDAISSHVASAYKRALEAYNARVHLEEQISRQDISEAERLQQFMIYLKFEQSSGDPARVQVLYERAITDFPIASDLWLDYTRYLDKTLKVGNIVREVYSRATKNCPWVGNLWVRYLLCLERGRASEKELAAVFEKSLQCTFSTVEEYLDLFLTRGDGLRRRFLLNGEAEDALNYSIIRETFQSASDYLSQHLKNTEGLVRLHSYWARLELNLGKDLVAARGVWESLLKICGSMLEAWQGYIAMEIELGHINEARSIYKRCYSKRFPGIGSEDICHSWLRFEREFGTLEDFDHAVQKVAPRLEELQFFRLQQESKSTNERENPLKKNAREKRKPVSDLNQEQSLAKRQKDNAKNPKKVYGKDKPQESNLVESNKVEEIKVNVDKENRRKEQQMKDTTTAKTKVYKDQCTAFISNMNLKANDEDIRNFFSDVGGVQDIRILLHKFTGKSRGLAYVDFSDDAHLALAVAKNKQMLLGKRLTIARSNPNKSRKDSSGRDNQMEHVKLAVHAGGGGSASNESASQSAAHKRGGDDFQIKGKNTFAVPRNVRALGWTANKPKIEEGDEKPKSNDEFRKMLMKK from the exons ATGGAAAAAACCCCAACCCTAGAAGAACAGCCCAAATCAAAGCCATCAACttctgaagaagatgaagaagaagaaaacgtTGACAACGGAGACCAATACATGCCGGACGCTGCCCAAAACCCTCCTAGCTCTCCCAGTTCTGATGGCTCCGATTCCGACTCCGAAGACGAAGCTCAGCAGAACCTCCAGCTGCAGACCTTGGAGGTGGAGCTTTCGTCCAACCCTTCCAACTATGACGCTCATATCAAG ttCGTGAGGCTTCTGCGGAAAATGGGCGACATAGAGAAACTGAGACAGGCAAGGGAAGCTATGAGCGAGCTCTTTCCACTGACACCTGCCTTGTGGCAGGAATGGGCCAAAGATGAAGCTTCTCTTGGCACCGG GCATGAGGCTGTTCCTGCAATTGAGAAGCTTTATGAGCGAGGAGTATTCGATTATCTG TCTGTCCCTCTATGGTGCGACTACTTGAATTTTGTTCTTGAGCATGATCAAATGGTACGTGACTGTTTGCATGACGGTATTTCAAAGGCAAGAAATCTATATGAGCGTGCTCTTACAGCAGCTGGCTTGCATGTTGCTGACGGCATTAAACTATGGGAAGCATACAGGGAATTTGAGCAAGCTATATTTCAAACTATTGATCAGTCGGACATTCAG GCAAAAGAAAAGCAGATTCAACGCATACGAACTATATTCCACCGTCAGTTGTCTGTGCCTCTTGTTAACATGAGCTCAACGCTTCAGGCTTATAAGGCTTGGGAGATGGAACAAGGAAATGTTCTTGACGTTGAATCTAGTGATCTGGATGCCATTTCTTCTCATGTTGCCTCAGCTTACAAGAGAGCCTTGGAGGCGTATAATGCTCGTGTTCATCTCGAAGAACAGATTTCAAGGCAGGATATATCTGAGGCAGAGAGACTCCAACAATTCATG ATCTACTTGAAATTTGAACAGTCTTCTGGAGATCCAGCCCGGGTACAAGTTCTGTATGAACGTGCTATTACTGACTTTCCTATAGCAAGTGACCTTTGGCTTGATTATACTCGCTATTTGGACAAAACCTTGAAG GTAGGCAATATTGTTAGAGAGGTTTATTCAAGGGCCACGAAGAATTGTCCCTGGGTTGGGAATCTTTGGGTTCGATATTTGCTCTGCTTGGAGCGTGGCCGTGCTTCTGAGAAAGAATTAGCTGCT GTCTTTGAGAAGTCGCTGCAATGCACCTTTTCAACCGTTGAGGAG TACCTGGATCTATTCCTCACTCGAGGAGACGGCCTAAGACGAAGATTCTTACTTAATGGTGAAGCAGAGGATGCCTTGAATTATTCAATAATAAGGGAAACCTTTCAG AGCGCATCGGATTACTTATCACAGCACTTGAAGAATACAGAGGGTTTGGTGCGTTTACATAGTTATTGGGCCCGTTTAGAGCTAAATCTGGGAAAAGATTTAGTTGCAGCTCGTGGAGTTTGGGAGAGTTTGCTTAAGATCTG TGGTTCAATGTTGGAAGCCTGGCAAGGTTATATAGCAATGGAAATTGAATTGGGCCATATAAATGAAGCTAGGTCCATCTATAAGAGATGCTACAGTAAAAGATTCCCTGGGATTGGTTCAGAG GACATATGCCATTCTTGGTTACGCTTTGAGAGGGAGTTCGGTACGCTGGAAGATTTTGACCATGCTGTACAAAAG GTTGCCCCTCGCCTGGAAGAGCTACAGTTCTTTAGGTTACAGCAGGAATCCAAATCAACAAATGAGAGGGAAAATCCTCTTAAGAAGAATGCTCGTGAAAAGAGAAAGCCAGTTTCAGACTTAAATCAAGAACAGTCTCTGGCAAAGCGGCAAAAAGATAACGCTAAAAATCCAAAGAAAGTGTATGGGAAGGATAAACCCCAAGAGTCAAACTTAGTTGAGTCGAACAAAGTGGAAGAGATCAAAGTAAATGTGGAtaaggaaaatagaagaaaggaaCAACAGATGAAAGATACCACCACTGCAAAAACTAAAGTATACAAGGACCAGTGCACTGCATTTATATCAAACATGAACCTTAAG GCAAATGATGAAGACATCCGTAATTTCTTCAGTGATGTGGGTGGAGTACAAGATATTCGAATACTACTTCACAAGTTTACTGGAAAATCAAGG GGACTAGCATATGTGGATTTCTCAGATGATGCACACCTTGCTTTAGCTGTAGCAAAGAACAAACAGATGTTACTTGGAAAGAGGTTGACTATTGCTCGGTCAAATCCAAACAAAAGCAGAAAAGATTCCTCTGGCCGTGATAACCAAATGGAACATG TTAAATTGGCAGTGCATGCTGGTGGTGGGGGATCTGCCTCTAATGAATCTGCATCACAATCTGCTGCTCATAAGCGTGGAGGTGACGATTTCCAGATTAAGGGGAAGAACACATTTGCAGTGCCCAGAAATGTTAGAGCACTTGGTTGGACTGCAAATAAACCCAAGATTGAGGAGGGAGATGAAAAGCCGAAGTCCAATGACGAGTTCAGAAAAatgttaatgaaaaaataa
- the LOC132177354 gene encoding uncharacterized protein LOC132177354 isoform X2 translates to MEKTPTLEEQPKSKPSTSEEDEEEENVDNGDQYMPDAAQNPPSSPSSDGSDSDSEDEAQQNLQLQTLEVELSSNPSNYDAHIKFVRLLRKMGDIEKLRQAREAMSELFPLTPALWQEWAKDEASLGTGHEAVPAIEKLYERGVFDYLSVPLWCDYLNFVLEHDQMVRDCLHDGISKARNLYERALTAAGLHVADGIKLWEAYREFEQAIFQTIDQSDIQAKEKQIQRIRTIFHRQLSVPLVNMSSTLQAYKAWEMEQGNVLDVESSDLDAISSHVASAYKRALEAYNARVHLEEQISRQDISEAERLQQFMIYLKFEQSSGDPARVQVLYERAITDFPIASDLWLDYTRYLDKTLKVGNIVREVYSRATKNCPWVGNLWVRYLLCLERGRASEKELAAVFEKSLQCTFSTVEEYLDLFLTRGDGLRRRFLLNGEAEDALNYSIIRETFQSASDYLSQHLKNTEGLVRLHSYWARLELNLGKDLVAARGVWESLLKICGSMLEAWQGYIAMEIELGHINEARSIYKRCYSKRFPGIGSEDICHSWLRFEREFGTLEDFDHAVQKVAPRLEELQFFRLQQESKSTNERENPLKKNAREKRKPVSDLNQEQSLAKRQKDNAKNPKKVYGKDKPQESNLVESNKVEEIKVNVDKENRRKEQQMKDTTTAKTKVYKDQCTAFISNMNLKANDEDIRNFFSDVGGVQDIRILLHKFTGKSRGLAYVDFSDDAHLALAVAKNKQMLLGKRLTIARSNPNKSRKDSSGRDNQMEHVHAGGGGSASNESASQSAAHKRGGDDFQIKGKNTFAVPRNVRALGWTANKPKIEEGDEKPKSNDEFRKMLMKK, encoded by the exons ATGGAAAAAACCCCAACCCTAGAAGAACAGCCCAAATCAAAGCCATCAACttctgaagaagatgaagaagaagaaaacgtTGACAACGGAGACCAATACATGCCGGACGCTGCCCAAAACCCTCCTAGCTCTCCCAGTTCTGATGGCTCCGATTCCGACTCCGAAGACGAAGCTCAGCAGAACCTCCAGCTGCAGACCTTGGAGGTGGAGCTTTCGTCCAACCCTTCCAACTATGACGCTCATATCAAG ttCGTGAGGCTTCTGCGGAAAATGGGCGACATAGAGAAACTGAGACAGGCAAGGGAAGCTATGAGCGAGCTCTTTCCACTGACACCTGCCTTGTGGCAGGAATGGGCCAAAGATGAAGCTTCTCTTGGCACCGG GCATGAGGCTGTTCCTGCAATTGAGAAGCTTTATGAGCGAGGAGTATTCGATTATCTG TCTGTCCCTCTATGGTGCGACTACTTGAATTTTGTTCTTGAGCATGATCAAATGGTACGTGACTGTTTGCATGACGGTATTTCAAAGGCAAGAAATCTATATGAGCGTGCTCTTACAGCAGCTGGCTTGCATGTTGCTGACGGCATTAAACTATGGGAAGCATACAGGGAATTTGAGCAAGCTATATTTCAAACTATTGATCAGTCGGACATTCAG GCAAAAGAAAAGCAGATTCAACGCATACGAACTATATTCCACCGTCAGTTGTCTGTGCCTCTTGTTAACATGAGCTCAACGCTTCAGGCTTATAAGGCTTGGGAGATGGAACAAGGAAATGTTCTTGACGTTGAATCTAGTGATCTGGATGCCATTTCTTCTCATGTTGCCTCAGCTTACAAGAGAGCCTTGGAGGCGTATAATGCTCGTGTTCATCTCGAAGAACAGATTTCAAGGCAGGATATATCTGAGGCAGAGAGACTCCAACAATTCATG ATCTACTTGAAATTTGAACAGTCTTCTGGAGATCCAGCCCGGGTACAAGTTCTGTATGAACGTGCTATTACTGACTTTCCTATAGCAAGTGACCTTTGGCTTGATTATACTCGCTATTTGGACAAAACCTTGAAG GTAGGCAATATTGTTAGAGAGGTTTATTCAAGGGCCACGAAGAATTGTCCCTGGGTTGGGAATCTTTGGGTTCGATATTTGCTCTGCTTGGAGCGTGGCCGTGCTTCTGAGAAAGAATTAGCTGCT GTCTTTGAGAAGTCGCTGCAATGCACCTTTTCAACCGTTGAGGAG TACCTGGATCTATTCCTCACTCGAGGAGACGGCCTAAGACGAAGATTCTTACTTAATGGTGAAGCAGAGGATGCCTTGAATTATTCAATAATAAGGGAAACCTTTCAG AGCGCATCGGATTACTTATCACAGCACTTGAAGAATACAGAGGGTTTGGTGCGTTTACATAGTTATTGGGCCCGTTTAGAGCTAAATCTGGGAAAAGATTTAGTTGCAGCTCGTGGAGTTTGGGAGAGTTTGCTTAAGATCTG TGGTTCAATGTTGGAAGCCTGGCAAGGTTATATAGCAATGGAAATTGAATTGGGCCATATAAATGAAGCTAGGTCCATCTATAAGAGATGCTACAGTAAAAGATTCCCTGGGATTGGTTCAGAG GACATATGCCATTCTTGGTTACGCTTTGAGAGGGAGTTCGGTACGCTGGAAGATTTTGACCATGCTGTACAAAAG GTTGCCCCTCGCCTGGAAGAGCTACAGTTCTTTAGGTTACAGCAGGAATCCAAATCAACAAATGAGAGGGAAAATCCTCTTAAGAAGAATGCTCGTGAAAAGAGAAAGCCAGTTTCAGACTTAAATCAAGAACAGTCTCTGGCAAAGCGGCAAAAAGATAACGCTAAAAATCCAAAGAAAGTGTATGGGAAGGATAAACCCCAAGAGTCAAACTTAGTTGAGTCGAACAAAGTGGAAGAGATCAAAGTAAATGTGGAtaaggaaaatagaagaaaggaaCAACAGATGAAAGATACCACCACTGCAAAAACTAAAGTATACAAGGACCAGTGCACTGCATTTATATCAAACATGAACCTTAAG GCAAATGATGAAGACATCCGTAATTTCTTCAGTGATGTGGGTGGAGTACAAGATATTCGAATACTACTTCACAAGTTTACTGGAAAATCAAGG GGACTAGCATATGTGGATTTCTCAGATGATGCACACCTTGCTTTAGCTGTAGCAAAGAACAAACAGATGTTACTTGGAAAGAGGTTGACTATTGCTCGGTCAAATCCAAACAAAAGCAGAAAAGATTCCTCTGGCCGTGATAACCAAATGGAACATG TGCATGCTGGTGGTGGGGGATCTGCCTCTAATGAATCTGCATCACAATCTGCTGCTCATAAGCGTGGAGGTGACGATTTCCAGATTAAGGGGAAGAACACATTTGCAGTGCCCAGAAATGTTAGAGCACTTGGTTGGACTGCAAATAAACCCAAGATTGAGGAGGGAGATGAAAAGCCGAAGTCCAATGACGAGTTCAGAAAAatgttaatgaaaaaataa
- the LOC132177565 gene encoding zinc-finger homeodomain protein 4 produces the protein MELSSQEGEIPIPIPIPMPINSTYGGGHGHLIHHDPAPHNHIIPSSATQIPSNGLEENIVPYKKVVRYRECLKNHAAAMGGNATDGCGEFMPNGEEGTIEALNCSACNCHRNFHRKEVEGEPSNSCDCHHTPHLNRVARKFMLAHHKNLLTTPEALGYPTATGTFISSRPAAPHQIIMPYNMGSIPSESDEQEDGGGAGMPTRHPPQLMKKRFRTKFTPEQKEKMLNFAEKVGWKIQKQEEAVVQQFCQEIGVKRRVLKVWMHNNKHNLAKKNHSTDLS, from the coding sequence ATGGAACTTTCAAGTCAAGAAGGAGaaatcccaatcccaatcccaattCCAATGCCAATAAACAGTACATATGGTGGGGGGCATGGGCACTTGATCCATCATGATCCTGCAccccacaatcacatcatcccTTCATCAGCAACCCAAATCCCCTCCAATGGCCTAGAAGAAAATATTGTGCCCTACAAGAAAGTGGTGAGGTATAGAGAATGCCTCAAGAACCATGCAGCAGCAATGGGAGGGAATGCCACTGATGGCTGTGGTGAATTCATGCCCAATGGTGAAGAAGGTACAATAGAAGCACTCAATTGCTCTGCCTGCAATTGTCACAGAAACTTCCACAGAAAAGAAGTTGAAGGTGAGCCCTCTAATTCATGTGACTGCCATCATACCCCACATCTCAACAGGGTTGCCAGGAAATTCATGCTTGCCCATCACAAAAATTTACTTACTACCCCAGAGGCCTTGGGGTACCCTACAGCTACAGGTACATTTATATCTTCAAGACCAGCAGCACCCCACCAAATTATAATGCCCTATAACATGGGCTCCATCCCTTCTGAGTCTGATGAGCAGGAAGATGGTGGGGGTGCAGGAATGCCCACCAGGCATCCTCCACAGCTTATGAAGAAAAGGTTCAGGACCAAGTTCACTCCAGAACAGAAGGAGAAAATGCTCAACTTTGCAGAGAAAGTTGGGTGGAAAATCCAGAAGCAGGAAGAGGCTGTGGTGCAACAGTTCTGCCAAGAGATTGGAGTCAAGAGAAGAGTCCTCAAGGTTTGGATGCACAACAACAAGCACAATCTAGCCAAGAAAAATCACTCCACAGATTTAAGTTAA
- the LOC132179723 gene encoding uncharacterized protein LOC132179723 encodes MEKTPTLEEQPKSKPSTSEEDEEEENVDNGDQYMPDAAQNPPSSPGSDGSDSDSEDEAQQNLQLQTLEVELSSNPSNYDAHIKFVRLLRKMGDIEKLRQAREAMSELFPLTPALWQEWAKDEASLGTGHEAVPAIEKLYERGVFDYLVCYGSY; translated from the exons ATGGAAAAAACCCCAACCCTAGAAGAACAGCCCAAATCAAAGCCATCAACttctgaagaagatgaagaagaagaaaacgtTGACAACGGAGACCAATACATGCCGGACGCTGCCCAAAACCCTCCTAGCTCTCCCGGTTCTGATGGCTCCGATTCCGATTCCGAAGACGAAGCTCAGCAGAACCTCCAGCTGCAGACCTTGGAGGTGGAGCTTTCGTCCAACCCTTCCAACTATGACGCTCATATCAAG ttCGTGAGGCTTCTGCGGAAAATGGGCGACATAGAGAAACTGAGACAGGCAAGGGAAGCTATGAGCGAGCTCTTTCCACTGACACCTGCCTTGTGGCAGGAATGGGCCAAAGATGAAGCTTCTCTTGGCACCGG GCATGAGGCTGTTCCTGCAATTGAGAAGCTTTATGAGCGAGGAGTATTCGATTATCTGGTTTGTTATGGATCTTACTAA